One Streptomyces umbrinus genomic window, TCCTGACGGCCTTCGGTGTCTTCCAGGGCATGCGGGCCTCCGCCCAGCACCTGTGGGGCGACCCCTCGCTGCGCGGCCGCAGGGTCGGCATCGCGGGCGTGGGCAAGGTCGGGCACCACCTCGTGGAGCATCTGCTGGAGGACGGCGCCGAGGTCGTGATCACGGACGTCAGGGCGGAGTCCGTACGGCGAATTCTGGACAGGCACCCGTCGTCCGGCGTGACGGCCGTCGCGGACACGGCCGCGCTCATCCGGGTCGAGGGGCTGGACATCTACGCCCCCTGCGCGCTGGGCGGCGCCCTGAACGACGACTCCGTGCCGGTGCTCACCGCGAAGATCGTCTGCGGTGCGGCCAACAACCAGTTGGAGCACGCCGGCGTCGAGAAGGACCTCGCCGACCGCGGGATCCTCTACGCGCCGGACTACGTGGTGAACGCCGGCGGTGTCATCCAGGTCGCCGACGAGCTCCACGGATTCGACTTCGAGCGGTGCAGGGCGAAGGCCGCGAAGATCTTCGACACCACGCTGGCCATATTCGCACGTGCGAAGGAGGACGGGATTCCGCCGGCCGCCGCGGCCGACCGGATCGCCGAACACCGCATGGCGGAGGCACGCCGTCCCTGAGGCCCAAGGGCCTCTCCGGGGCGTCTGGCGGGTACCCGTCGGCGGGTGTTGGAGAGAACTCTCACGTTCGTCGGCGGGTCGTTCGCCAAGAAGAGGTTAAAATCGCGGTTGACCAGCGGGGACAGGGCACCCCGAGGGTTCTGGGTCCAGGCGCGTCCTGCGGGCGACGTACCGTATGGGCGTGGGCTCAGGTACCGTGGAAGCCCTACGGACCGGTCTCTCCACGGAGAGCCCGTTCCAGATCATGAACGCGTGTCAAGACTCTGGGGCCGTCGAGCCCCGTATCCGAGGGGGTCGAGCCATGGGGCGCGGCCGGGCAAAGGCCAAGCAGACGAAGGTCGCCCGCCAGCTGAAGTACAGCAGCGGCGGGACTGACCTCTCGCGTCTGGCCAATGAGCTGGGCGCTTCGACTTCGCAACAGCCGCCGAATGGCGAGCCGTTCGAGGACGACGACGAGGAAGACGACCCGTACGCCCAGTACGCGGATCTCTACAACGATGACGAGGACGAGGACGACGAGTCCGGTCCCACGTCTCAACGCCGCGGCGCTTGACGCTCCAGCTGAGCTTGTCTTTCTAGCTGCGCTTCACCCGGTCCGGGTGCAGGATTCGCCGGACCGGGTTTTGCGCGTGTTCGCTCCGCCAGGAGTGGGGTGACTACGGCGCGTTTTGATCTGCGCGTCCGTTTGGGCTGGTCGCGCCCACGCGGCGGAGCCGCATATCGACACAGCCCCGCGCCCCTTACGGGGCGCGCCCCTAGCGGGGCGCGTAGTCGTTGATCAGGGCTGCGCCCGTCTCGTGGTCGCCTCGGTCCGTGATCTCGCCTGCAACCCAGGCTTCCACGCCTCGGTCGGCCAGTGTGGCGAGGGCCACGTCCGTGGAGTCCTCGGGGACGATCGCGATCATGCCGACGCCCATGTTGAGGGTCTTTTCCAGCTCCAGGCGGTCCACCTGGCCGGTGGTGCCCACGAGGTCGAAGACGGGGGCCGGGGTCCAGGTGGCGCGGTCCACGATCGCGTGGAGGCCGTCCGGGATCACCCGGGCCAGGTTGGCCGCGAGACCGCCGCCCGTGATGTGTGAGAAGGCGTGCACGTCGGTCGTGCGGGTCAGGGCCAGACAGTCCAGCGAGTAGATCTTGGTGGGCTCCAGGAGCTCCTCGCCGAGCGTGCGGCCGAACTCCGCGACGTGCTGGTCGAGCTTCAGCTTGGCACGGTCGAAGAGGACATGCCGGACGAGTGAGTACCCGTTCGAGTGAAGGCCTGAGGCCGCCATGGCGATCACCGCGTCACCCGTACGGATGCGATCCGCGCCGAGCAGCCGGTCGGCCTCCACAACGCCCGTACCGGCGCCCGCGACGTCGAAGTCGTCCGGGCCGAGGAGACCGGGGTGCTCGGCCGTCTCGCCGCCCACCAGGGCGCAGCCCGCGAGGACACAGCCCTCGGCGATGCCCTTCACGATGGCCGCCACGCGCTCCGGGTGGACCTTGCCGACGCAGATGTAGTCGGTCATGAAGAGCGGCTCGGCGCCGCACACCACGATGTCGTCCATGACCATCGCGACCAGGTCGTGGCCGATCGTGTCGTACACGCCGAGCCGGCGGGCGAGGTCGACCTTCGTGCCCACGCCGTCCGTGGCGGAGGCGAGCAGCGGGCGCTCGTACCGCTTGAGGGCGGAGGCGTCGAAGAGGCCGGCGAAGCCGCCGAGGCCGCCGAGGACCTCGGGGCGCTGCGTCTTCTTCACCCACTCCTTCATGAGTTCGACGGCGCGGTCGCCCGCTTCGATGTCGACACCTGCTGTTTTGTAAGAAGCAGCTGCGTAGCTGGCACCAGTTGTCTCAGACATGACGGTGAGAACTTTCGTGTCGTACTGCAGGTAAGCAGGTATTACGGGCTGTCTACGGGCGACGGATCGCGTCGGCCGCGGCCGTGGCGGCGGGCCCGGCGGCCAGCTCGGTCTCCAGGAGCTGCTTGCCGAGCAGCTCGGGGTCCGGGAGCGCCATCGGGTACTCGCCGTCGAAGCAGGCACGGCAGAGGTTCGGCTTGTCGATGGTCGTGGCCTCGATCATGCCGTCGATGGAGATGTACGAGAGGGAGTCGGCGCCCAGCGAGGTGCCGATCTCCTCGATCGTCATGCCGTTGGCGATCAGCTCGGCGCGGGTGGCGAAATCTATGCCGAAGAAGCAGGGCCACTTCACGGGGGGCGAGGAGATCCGGATGTGGACCTCCGCCGCGCCCGCCTCGCGGAGCATCCGGACCAGCGCACGCTGTGTGTTGCCGCGCACGATCGAGTCGTCGACGACGACCAGGCGCTTGCCCTTGATGACTTCCTTGAGCGGATTCAGCTTCAGACGGATGCCCAGCTGACGGATGGTCTGTGAAGGCTGGATGAAGGTACGTCCCACGTACGCGTTCTTCACCAGACCGGCACCGAACGGGATGCCGGACGCCTCCGCGTAACCGATCGCGGCGGGCGTGCCCGACTCCGGAGTCGCTATGACCAGATCGGCCTCCGCGGGGGCTTCCTTGGCGAGACGGCGGCCCATCTCGACACGGGAGAGATACACGTTCCGGCCGGCGATGTCCGTGTCCGGACGGGCCAGATACACGTACTCGAAGACACAGCCCTTGGGCTTCGCTTCCGCGAATCGGGAGGTCCGCAGGCCGTTCTCGTCGATGGCGACGAACTCGCCCGGCTCGATCTCGCGGACGTAGGCGGCACCGCAGATGTCGAGGGCGGCGGACTCGGAGGCGACGACCCAGCCGCGCTCCAGACGGCCGAGGACCAGCGGACGGATGCCCTGCGGGTCACGGGCCGCGTACAGCGTGTGCTCGTCCATGAAGACGAGCGAGAAGGCGCCCTTGACCTGCGGGAGGACCTTGCCCGAGGCCTCTTCGATGGTCAGCGGCTTGCCGTCGTCGTCGACCTGGGCGGCCAGCAGGGCCGTGAGCAGGTCCGTGTCGTTGGTCGCCGCCACACGCGGGGTGCGGCCCTCCTGCTTGGGCAGGTCGGCGACCATCTCGGCGAGCTCGGCCGTGTTGACCAGGTTGCCGTTGTGGCCGAGCGCGATGGAGCCGTGCGCGGTGGCACGGAAGGTGGGCTGGGCGTTCTCCCAGGTGGACGCGCCGGTGGTCGAGTAGCGGGCGTGACCGACCGCGATATGACCTAGGAGCGAACCGAGAGAAGCCTCGTCGAAGACCTGGGAAACTAGCCCCATGTCCTTGAAGACAAGGATCTGGGAGCCGTTGCTGACCGCGATTCCCGCGGATTCCTGGCCTCGATGCTGGAGGGCGTAGAGCCCGAAGTAAGTGAGCTTGGCGACCTCTTCACCGGGAGCCCAGACTCCGAAGACGCCGCAAGCGTCCTGGGGTCCTTTCTCGCCGGGGAGCAGATCATGACTGAGTCGACCGTCACCACGTGGCACGCCACCGAGTGTAGGCGAGATCGACCACTGGTCCGAATTGGGGATCCAGGGACCCTAATGGATCACTTGGCGGCGACCGCTTCGACGCCCGGGCCGTTTTCGCTGGTCAGCGTGAGCGTGCTGCCCTTCAGCTGGTATTTCACGGTGCCGCCGAAGAGCTTCAGGAGGGTCTTCTCGGTGTCCATGAGTGAGGCGGAGCACATCTTCCGGGTGGTGCCCGGCGCGCCCAGAGTGATAGTGCCGTCGCCGACCGTCGCCTTCGCGGTCACCTTGTTGCAGCCGAGCTGACCGCGGACGGTGCCGTCCTTGTCGAAGGTGAGGTGGACCTTGCCGTCGGCCTCGGAGGCCAGGGCAACGCCCGATTCGCCCTTCGCGGCACCCTTCGTCATCGCGGTGACGTTCCACTTGGTGCCGTAGAGCTCGGCCGGCTTGTCGGCGGTGAGGTTCACGGTGTACCCGTCTTCGGTGGTGAGCGTCAGCTTGTCGTCGTTGACCACGACCTTGGCGGTGCTGCCGGAGATCGCGCCGCCGAGCTGGGACTCGAAGTCCATCGCCCCCTCGGCCGTACAGGCCTTCTTGGTCTTGATGGCGTCGTCGCCGATCTTGATGGTGTCGCCCTTGATCTCCGCGGTGGCCCCGAAGGAGTTGCAGCCGTAGTTGCCGCCCACCTTGCCGTCCTTGCCGAACTCGATGTGGGCGCCGGCCGGGGCGTCCCGCGTCTTGCCGTCGGCCGTCACGCTCTCGACGTTCCACTGCTTGCCGGTGATCTCGGTGGCCTGCCGGGTGCCGACGGAACCGGAACCGGAATCATCGCTGCCGCTCTCCGTTCCGCAGGCGGCTGTGGCGAGGAGTCCGGTGACGGCCAGGGCGCTGAGGCCGACCCGCGGGCTGAGGGCGCTGAGGTTGAGACGCTGCGTGTGCATGCCGCTTTGACGGGACGGGTGGGGTGCTTGGTTCCCTCGCCGGGTAACGGCCGCGCAACGCCCGACCGCTGACCCCGGCGGCGCCGTCAGCGCATAAGGGGAAGCAGCCCGCCCAGGTCGGCGCGTTCCCCGCTCGCGCTGACCTTCGCGTCGCCGACCGCCACCTTCCACTCCGTACGCCCGGTCGCGAGCCGGATCCACGTCAGCGGGTCGGTCTCGACGACGTTCGGCGGGGTGCCGCGGGTGTGGCGCGGGCCCTCCACGCACTGCACGACCGCGTACGGCGGTACGCGCACCTCGGTGGAGGCACCGGGCGCCTTCGCCGCGAGCGCGTCGGCGAGGAAGCGGGTGCAGGCAGCGAGGGCCTGGCGGTCGTACGGGACGTCGAGGCCCGGGACGGCCGCGTTGAGGTCGTCGGTGTGGACAACCAGCTCCACCGTGCGGGTGACGAGATAGTCGGCGAGGGTCATGGAACCCGTGCGGGCGGCGAGCAGGCGAGCCCCGGAGGCCGCCGCCAGGTGCTCGGCGAGGCGCTGCTCCGTGTGGGCATAGAGCGCGTCGAGGTCCGGGTTCGCCCGGGCCAGCTCGCGGGTGCCCTCAGCGATGTCGTCCGCCCTGGCGCCGGTCGCGAACGGCCACTCCAGCAGGGTCAGTTCCGCCTTCGCCGGTTCGTCCCGCTCCAGATTCCGGCTGACGGTCTCGGCGGCCATCGTGACGTGCGCGGCCAGTTCCCGTACGGTCCAGTCCCCGAGCCGCGTCGGCCCGGCCAGCTGCTCGGGGGTCAGGCCGCGCACCGCCGCCCGTACGTTCCCGAACTGGGCGAGGACCGCCGCGCGGGTCTTCGCCGGGTCGTAGGTACGGGTGCGCTTCTTGGCCGGTGGCATGGCGGCGAGCCTATGCGCTCCGCTTGGAGTGGGGTACTTCGTCTGCGGGTTCGTCGTGGCTGGTCGCGCCGTTCCCCGCGCCCCCACGGGGCGCCGCTGTGAACGTTTCCTTGTTGGCCGGGACTCCGATTTCGCTCCAGGTGAAGGGGATTCCGCGGGCCGCGTCGAGGTCCGGGCTGTCCATCAGTTGGAAGTGCACGTGTGGCTCGGTGGAGTTGCCCGAGTTGCCGCAGCGGGCGATCTGCTGTCCCGCGCGTACGCGGTCGCCCGGCCTGATCTTGAGCGAGCCCCGCCTCACGTGCGCGTACATCGCGTACACCCCGTCGCCGAGGTCGAGCACAATGCGGTTGCCGGTGATCCACGGGGCGCCGCCGAGCCCCCTGACCGTCCCCTCGACGAGCAGCAAGTAGGCGATCGCCGGAAGGGAGTTGCGGCTGAGGTGATCGCGCATCCAGTCGGACGCGTGCACGACGGTGGCGTCGGCCACGGCGAACAGCGGTTCGTCGTAGGCGGGAAAGGCGCGGCTGCGGCGGACGACCGGCCAGAGCTTGGCGAACGCGGGACGGCTGTTCTCCGATGCGGCGGGCTCGGCCACGATGTCGATCGCGTACGTCTGTCCGTACGCGTGCGTGCCGTGGCTGGGGACCTTGGTGGCCGGGCTGTTCATGGCGGACCAGCGACCCCCCACGGGAGGCTCCACCTCGACCGGCGGATGGTCGAGGGCCTCGCGCCGGGGCCCGGTCCGGCTCACGAACATCCAGAGCGGGAAGGTCAGCAGCAGTGGCAGAAGTGCCCACCCCCAGCCGAACGGATAGCCGGGAAGAAAGACGTCCCACAGGACCAGCGCGAAGCCGGTCGGCAGGAGTATCCGGTACAGAATCATCGCGGTCTTGCGGATGGACATGGTTCCCCCAGGGCCGGAAGTCGTCGAAGTCTCAGACCGGTTGAGCCGTGGTGAGGGCCACGAGGAGCGGTACGACGCGGCTCCCCGGAATCTCGTAACGGCCACGCCCCGCCTGCCGGAGCCAGCCCGCGGCGGTCAACTGCCGCAGGTGGTGGTAGATCTGGCCGCTCGTGCCCACGTCGTCGAGCCCGGCCAGTTCGGTGGCCGTGCGCCGGCCGCCGACGATCTCGCGCAGCAGCCGCAGCCGCATGGGGTGCCCGAGCGCGGCGAACACGTCGGCCGCCTCGCTCCAGTCGGCTTCGAGCAACTGGTCGGTGGTCATGCCGTACTGCCACTCGTACCGCTCCTCGGTCGGCAGCAGCACCGAACCCGTGAACAGCACACCCCCGCCCTCGACATCGGCCAACTGCGCCCTGAGCCCTTCGAGGGCCCAGAAGTCGCCGTCGCCCGCACGCGCGGCTGGCTCACCGCTCTCCAGGGCGTCGAGACGCCGCTCCAGCTCCGCGACGCGCTGCTCCAGATCCATGAGACGAGATTACGTAATTACGTATATGCGGTCAAGGGGCGGCGGTGTGCACTCGGGCATGTCGAAGGGCCCGACCGGATTCCGGTCGGGCCCTTCGACATGCGCCAACAACAGCGCCCCGTCAGGGGCGCGGGGAACTGCGCGACAAGCCACAACGGACTCGCAGACGAAGCCCCGCCCCCAGCGGAGCGCCTACGCCAGCAGCGCCGGGATCGTCCCCTCGTGGGCCGTGCGCAGCTCGGTCAGGGAGAGGGTGAACTCGCCCTGGACCTCGACCGCGTCACCGTCCACGACACCGATGCGGGTGACGGGCAGGCCGCGCGCCCCGCACATGTCGTTGAAACGGAGCTCCTCGGAGCGCGGGATCGCGACGATCGCACGGCCCGCGGACTCGGAGAAGAGGAACGTGAAGGCGTCGAGCCCGTCCGGTACGACGAGACGCGCGCCCTTGCCGCCGAGCAGCGCCGACTCGACGACGGCCTGGATCAGACCGCCGTCGGACAGGTCGTGCGCGGCGTCGATCATGCCGTCGCGGGAGGCGGAGATCAGGATCTCGGCGAGCAGTCGCTCACGCTCCAGGTCGACCTGCGGGGGCAGACCGCCGAGGTGGTCGTGGACGACCTGCGACCAGGCCGAACCGCCGAACTCCTCGCGGGTGTCGCCGAGGAGGTAGAGCAGCTGGCCCTCTTCACGGAAGGCGACCGGCGTGCGGCGGGCGACATCGTCGATGACACCGAGCACGGCCACGACCGGCGTCGGGTGGATCGCCACCTCGCCCGTCTGGTTGTAGAGCGAGACGTTGCCGCCGGTCACCGGGGTGCCCAACTGCTGGCAGGCGTCGGCCAGTCCACGGATGGCCTCCGCGAACTGCCACATGACGGCCGGGTCCTCGGGCGAACCGAAGTTCAGGCAGTCGGAGACGGCGAGCGGCTTGGCGCCGGTCGTCGCCACGTTCCGGTACGCCTCGGCCAGGGCCAACTGGGCGCCGTGGTACGGGTCCAGCTTGGTGTAGCGGCCGTTGCCGTCCGTGGCGATCGCGACGCCGAGGCCGGACTCCTCGTCGATGCGGATCATGCCCGAGTCCTCGGGCTGGGCCAGCACGGTGTTGCCCTGCACGAAGTGGTCGTACTGGGAGGTGATCCAGGACTTGGAGGCCTGGTTCGGGGAGGACACGAGCTGGAGGACCTGGTCCTTCAGCTCCTCCGAAGTGGCGGGCCTGGCCAGCTTGTTGGCGTCGTCCGCCTGAAGGGCGTCCTGCCACTCCGGGCGGGCGTACGGGCGCTCGTAGACCGGGCCGTCGTGCGCGACCGTGCGCGGGTCGACGTCGACGATCTTGCCGCCGTGCCAGAAGATCTCCAGACGGTCGCCGTCGGTGACCTCACCGATCACCGTGGCGATGACGTCCCACTTGTCGCAGATCTCCAGGAACCGGTCGACCTTCTCCGGCTCGACGACCGCGCACATGCGCTCCTGCGACTCGCTCATGAGGATTTCCTCGGGCGAGAGCGTGGAGTCGCGCAGCGGTACGTCGTCCAGGGTGACGCGCATACCGCCGGAGCCGTTGGACGCCAACTCGCTGGTGGCGCAGGACAGTCCGGCCGCGCCGAGGTCCTGGATGCCGACGACCAGCTTCTCGGCGAAGGCCTCCAGGGTGCACTCGATGAGGAGCTTCTCCTGGAAGGGGTCGCCGACCTGGACGGCGGGGCGCTTCGACGGCTTGGCGTCGTCGAAGGTCTCACTCGCCAGAATCGACGCGCCGCCGATGCCGTCGCCGCCCGTGCGGGCCCCGTACAGGATGACCTTGTTGCCCGTGCCCGACGCCTTCGCGAGGTGGATGTCCTCGTGCCGCATGACGCCGATGGCACCGGCGTTGACCAGCGGGTTTCCCTGGTAGCAGACGTCGAAGACGACCTCGCCGCCGATGTTCGGCAGACCCAGGCAGTTGCCGTAGCCGCCGATGCCGGCGACGACACCGGGGAGTACGCGCTTGGTGTCGGGGTGGTCGGCCGCGCCGAAGCGCAGCGGGTCGACGACCGCGACCGGGCGGGCGCCCATCGCGATGATGTCGCGCACGATGCCGCCGACGCCGGTGGCCGCGCCCTGGTAGGGCTCGACGTACGACGGGTGGTTGTGCGACTCGACCTTGAAGGTGACCGCGTAGCCCTGGCCGACGTCGACCACGCCCGCGTTCTCGCCGATGCCGACGAGGAGGGCGTCCGACTGCGGGGCCTTCTCGCCGAACTGGCGCAGGTGCACCTTGGAGGACTTGTACGAGCAGTGCTCGGACCACATGACGGAGTACATGGCGAGTTCGGCACCGGTGGGCCTGCGGCCGAGGATCTCGACGACGCGCTCGTACTCGTCCTTCTTCAGGCCCAGTTCGGCCCAGGGCAGCTCGACGTCGGGGGTCTCGGCCGCGTGCTCGACCGTGTCCAGAGGCGTCCGGCTCATGCGTTGACCAGCTTCTTGAGGATCGAGGTGAAGAAGGGGAGGCCGTCGGTGCGGCCGGAACCGATGAGCGGCTCGACGGCGTGCTCGGGGTGCGGCATGAGGCCCACGACGTTGCCGGCCTCGTTCGTGATGCCGGCGATGTCCCGGAGCGAGCCGTTCGGGTTGAAGTCCACGTACCGGAAGGCGACCCGGCCCTCCGCCTCCAGCATGTCGAGCGTGTGCTCGTCGGCGACGTACCGCCCGTCCATGTTCTTCAGCGGGATGTGGATCTCCTGGCCGGACTCGTAGTCGGCGGTCCAGGACGTCCCCGCGTTCTCCACCCGCAACTTCTGGTCACGGCAGATGAAGTGCAGGTGGTCGTTGCCGAGCATCCCGCCCGGGAGGAGATGGGCCTCGGTGAGGATCTGGAAGCCGTTGCAGATGCCGAGCACCGGCATTCCCGACTTCGCCTGCTCAATCACGGTCTCCATCACCGGCGAGAAGCGCGAGATCGCTCCTGCGCGCAGATAGTCGCCGTACGAGAAACCGCCGGGCAGCACCACGGCGTCGACCTGCTTGAGGTCCTTGTCCTTGTGCCAGAGAGCGACGGGTTCGGCACCGGCGAGCTTGATCGCGCGCTGGGTGTCCCGGTCGTCGAGGCTTCCCGGGAAAGTGACGACGCCAATACGAGCGGTCACTTTCCTGCCTCCGCGACTTCCTCGACCTTGACGGTGAAGTCCTCGATCACGGTGTTGGCGAGGAAGGATTCCGCAAGTTCATGGATGCGGGCGAGGGCGGCTTCGTCCACCGGTCCGTCCACTTCCAGTTCGAATCGCTTTCCCTGACGTACGTCGGCGATGCCTTCGAAACCGAGACGCGGCAGTGCACGCTGCACCGCCTGGCCCTGGGGGTCGAGGATCTCCGGCTTGAGCATGACGTCGACTACGACGCGTGCCACTGGCACTCCCGGTGTGTGGTGCTGAGCAGGTTCGTTCAGACTACCCGTACAAAATTTCTACGCGGGTAGATTCGTAGGAATCTACGTGATGGCCATCACGATTCCGCATCGAGACGCTATCGACCGGGGATGAAGGGGCTACCTTCACGAAAAATCCTGGGAAAGATCCGGATCAGGACCCGGTCTCCTATTGCCTTGAGACACGCCAAGAGATTTAGTCGAGCTTCACATTGGATTGCCGGGCACTGTACAAAGGAATTGGCAATAGCCGATACTTTGCCCAATCGCCCATAAAAACAGCCGGACAGTCGGCATCTCCGCACGTCATCACGTGTCGCTGGAGAGGTGCCGC contains:
- a CDS encoding M23 family metallopeptidase, producing the protein MSIRKTAMILYRILLPTGFALVLWDVFLPGYPFGWGWALLPLLLTFPLWMFVSRTGPRREALDHPPVEVEPPVGGRWSAMNSPATKVPSHGTHAYGQTYAIDIVAEPAASENSRPAFAKLWPVVRRSRAFPAYDEPLFAVADATVVHASDWMRDHLSRNSLPAIAYLLLVEGTVRGLGGAPWITGNRIVLDLGDGVYAMYAHVRRGSLKIRPGDRVRAGQQIARCGNSGNSTEPHVHFQLMDSPDLDAARGIPFTWSEIGVPANKETFTAAPRGGAGNGATSHDEPADEVPHSKRSA
- a CDS encoding META domain-containing protein, producing the protein MHTQRLNLSALSPRVGLSALAVTGLLATAACGTESGSDDSGSGSVGTRQATEITGKQWNVESVTADGKTRDAPAGAHIEFGKDGKVGGNYGCNSFGATAEIKGDTIKIGDDAIKTKKACTAEGAMDFESQLGGAISGSTAKVVVNDDKLTLTTEDGYTVNLTADKPAELYGTKWNVTAMTKGAAKGESGVALASEADGKVHLTFDKDGTVRGQLGCNKVTAKATVGDGTITLGAPGTTRKMCSASLMDTEKTLLKLFGGTVKYQLKGSTLTLTSENGPGVEAVAAK
- the purS gene encoding phosphoribosylformylglycinamidine synthase subunit PurS yields the protein MARVVVDVMLKPEILDPQGQAVQRALPRLGFEGIADVRQGKRFELEVDGPVDEAALARIHELAESFLANTVIEDFTVKVEEVAEAGK
- a CDS encoding maleylpyruvate isomerase family mycothiol-dependent enzyme is translated as MPPAKKRTRTYDPAKTRAAVLAQFGNVRAAVRGLTPEQLAGPTRLGDWTVRELAAHVTMAAETVSRNLERDEPAKAELTLLEWPFATGARADDIAEGTRELARANPDLDALYAHTEQRLAEHLAAASGARLLAARTGSMTLADYLVTRTVELVVHTDDLNAAVPGLDVPYDRQALAACTRFLADALAAKAPGASTEVRVPPYAVVQCVEGPRHTRGTPPNVVETDPLTWIRLATGRTEWKVAVGDAKVSASGERADLGGLLPLMR
- a CDS encoding Leu/Phe/Val dehydrogenase, translated to MTDVTGAPADVLHTLFHSDQGGHEQVVLCQDRASGLKAVIAIHSTALGPALGGTRFYPYATEGEAVADALNLSRGMSYKNAMAGLDHGGGKAVIIGDPEQIKTEELLLAYGRFVASLGGRYVTACDVGTYVADMDVVARECRWTTGRSPENGGAGDSSVLTAFGVFQGMRASAQHLWGDPSLRGRRVGIAGVGKVGHHLVEHLLEDGAEVVITDVRAESVRRILDRHPSSGVTAVADTAALIRVEGLDIYAPCALGGALNDDSVPVLTAKIVCGAANNQLEHAGVEKDLADRGILYAPDYVVNAGGVIQVADELHGFDFERCRAKAAKIFDTTLAIFARAKEDGIPPAAAADRIAEHRMAEARRP
- a CDS encoding ArsR/SmtB family transcription factor, with protein sequence MDLEQRVAELERRLDALESGEPAARAGDGDFWALEGLRAQLADVEGGGVLFTGSVLLPTEERYEWQYGMTTDQLLEADWSEAADVFAALGHPMRLRLLREIVGGRRTATELAGLDDVGTSGQIYHHLRQLTAAGWLRQAGRGRYEIPGSRVVPLLVALTTAQPV
- the purQ gene encoding phosphoribosylformylglycinamidine synthase subunit PurQ codes for the protein MTARIGVVTFPGSLDDRDTQRAIKLAGAEPVALWHKDKDLKQVDAVVLPGGFSYGDYLRAGAISRFSPVMETVIEQAKSGMPVLGICNGFQILTEAHLLPGGMLGNDHLHFICRDQKLRVENAGTSWTADYESGQEIHIPLKNMDGRYVADEHTLDMLEAEGRVAFRYVDFNPNGSLRDIAGITNEAGNVVGLMPHPEHAVEPLIGSGRTDGLPFFTSILKKLVNA
- the purF gene encoding amidophosphoribosyltransferase, with protein sequence MPRGDGRLSHDLLPGEKGPQDACGVFGVWAPGEEVAKLTYFGLYALQHRGQESAGIAVSNGSQILVFKDMGLVSQVFDEASLGSLLGHIAVGHARYSTTGASTWENAQPTFRATAHGSIALGHNGNLVNTAELAEMVADLPKQEGRTPRVAATNDTDLLTALLAAQVDDDGKPLTIEEASGKVLPQVKGAFSLVFMDEHTLYAARDPQGIRPLVLGRLERGWVVASESAALDICGAAYVREIEPGEFVAIDENGLRTSRFAEAKPKGCVFEYVYLARPDTDIAGRNVYLSRVEMGRRLAKEAPAEADLVIATPESGTPAAIGYAEASGIPFGAGLVKNAYVGRTFIQPSQTIRQLGIRLKLNPLKEVIKGKRLVVVDDSIVRGNTQRALVRMLREAGAAEVHIRISSPPVKWPCFFGIDFATRAELIANGMTIEEIGTSLGADSLSYISIDGMIEATTIDKPNLCRACFDGEYPMALPDPELLGKQLLETELAAGPAATAAADAIRRP
- the purL gene encoding phosphoribosylformylglycinamidine synthase subunit PurL; translated protein: MSRTPLDTVEHAAETPDVELPWAELGLKKDEYERVVEILGRRPTGAELAMYSVMWSEHCSYKSSKVHLRQFGEKAPQSDALLVGIGENAGVVDVGQGYAVTFKVESHNHPSYVEPYQGAATGVGGIVRDIIAMGARPVAVVDPLRFGAADHPDTKRVLPGVVAGIGGYGNCLGLPNIGGEVVFDVCYQGNPLVNAGAIGVMRHEDIHLAKASGTGNKVILYGARTGGDGIGGASILASETFDDAKPSKRPAVQVGDPFQEKLLIECTLEAFAEKLVVGIQDLGAAGLSCATSELASNGSGGMRVTLDDVPLRDSTLSPEEILMSESQERMCAVVEPEKVDRFLEICDKWDVIATVIGEVTDGDRLEIFWHGGKIVDVDPRTVAHDGPVYERPYARPEWQDALQADDANKLARPATSEELKDQVLQLVSSPNQASKSWITSQYDHFVQGNTVLAQPEDSGMIRIDEESGLGVAIATDGNGRYTKLDPYHGAQLALAEAYRNVATTGAKPLAVSDCLNFGSPEDPAVMWQFAEAIRGLADACQQLGTPVTGGNVSLYNQTGEVAIHPTPVVAVLGVIDDVARRTPVAFREEGQLLYLLGDTREEFGGSAWSQVVHDHLGGLPPQVDLERERLLAEILISASRDGMIDAAHDLSDGGLIQAVVESALLGGKGARLVVPDGLDAFTFLFSESAGRAIVAIPRSEELRFNDMCGARGLPVTRIGVVDGDAVEVQGEFTLSLTELRTAHEGTIPALLA
- the purM gene encoding phosphoribosylformylglycinamidine cyclo-ligase, whose product is MSETTGASYAAASYKTAGVDIEAGDRAVELMKEWVKKTQRPEVLGGLGGFAGLFDASALKRYERPLLASATDGVGTKVDLARRLGVYDTIGHDLVAMVMDDIVVCGAEPLFMTDYICVGKVHPERVAAIVKGIAEGCVLAGCALVGGETAEHPGLLGPDDFDVAGAGTGVVEADRLLGADRIRTGDAVIAMAASGLHSNGYSLVRHVLFDRAKLKLDQHVAEFGRTLGEELLEPTKIYSLDCLALTRTTDVHAFSHITGGGLAANLARVIPDGLHAIVDRATWTPAPVFDLVGTTGQVDRLELEKTLNMGVGMIAIVPEDSTDVALATLADRGVEAWVAGEITDRGDHETGAALINDYAPR
- a CDS encoding DUF3073 domain-containing protein, translating into MGRGRAKAKQTKVARQLKYSSGGTDLSRLANELGASTSQQPPNGEPFEDDDEEDDPYAQYADLYNDDEDEDDESGPTSQRRGA